The following proteins come from a genomic window of bacterium:
- the leuB gene encoding 3-isopropylmalate dehydrogenase encodes MAAKKICVFPGDGIGPEVVREGLSVLRIIEQAAGTRLFETEEELLGGCSYDAHGTPMTDRALALAKASDAVMLGAVGGPKWDPLPFAVRPERALLGLRKELGLFANLRPAVVFAPLLGASPLRPELVEGIDLMVVRELTGGIYFGEPRGVSFINGVETGINTEIYTRPEIERVARVAFELARKRSRKVMSVDKSNVLEATELWRKVVSEVGAKEYPDVALSHMLVDNCAMQLIRNPRQFDVIVTTNLFGDILTDEASMITGSIGMLPSASIGGKVGLYEPIHGSAPDIAGKGVANPLATILSVAMMLRYSFDMPAEAARIEKAVERVLADGYRTGDIYREGEGKKVGTTEMGDRVREAVLNQYQTR; translated from the coding sequence ATGGCGGCGAAGAAGATCTGCGTCTTTCCGGGCGACGGGATCGGTCCGGAGGTCGTCCGGGAGGGGCTCTCCGTCCTGCGGATCATCGAGCAGGCTGCGGGGACGCGGTTGTTCGAGACGGAAGAAGAGCTGCTGGGCGGCTGCTCCTACGATGCCCACGGGACCCCCATGACGGACCGGGCCCTCGCGCTGGCGAAGGCGTCCGACGCGGTCATGCTCGGCGCGGTCGGCGGCCCGAAGTGGGATCCCCTGCCGTTCGCCGTTCGACCCGAGCGGGCGCTCCTGGGGCTGCGCAAGGAGCTGGGGCTGTTCGCGAACCTGCGCCCCGCCGTCGTGTTCGCCCCGCTGCTCGGCGCTTCCCCGTTGCGTCCGGAACTGGTCGAGGGGATCGACCTGATGGTGGTGCGCGAGCTGACGGGCGGGATCTACTTCGGGGAGCCCCGGGGCGTGTCGTTCATCAACGGCGTGGAGACGGGAATCAACACGGAGATCTACACCCGTCCCGAGATCGAGCGGGTCGCCCGCGTCGCGTTCGAGCTGGCCCGCAAGCGCTCCCGGAAGGTCATGTCCGTGGACAAGTCGAACGTCCTCGAGGCGACGGAGCTGTGGCGCAAGGTGGTGTCCGAGGTGGGCGCGAAGGAGTATCCCGACGTGGCGCTCTCCCACATGCTGGTCGACAACTGCGCGATGCAGCTCATCCGCAACCCGCGGCAGTTCGACGTGATCGTGACGACGAACCTCTTCGGCGACATCCTCACCGACGAGGCGTCGATGATCACCGGGTCGATCGGGATGCTGCCGTCCGCCTCCATCGGGGGAAAGGTGGGGCTGTACGAGCCGATCCACGGCAGCGCCCCCGACATCGCGGGGAAGGGGGTCGCGAACCCTCTTGCAACGATACTTTCCGTCGCGATGATGCTAAGATACTCGTTTGACATGCCCGCGGAGGCTGCCCGGATCGAGAAGGCGGTGGAGCGGGTTCTCGCCGACGGGTACCGGACGGGCGACATCTACCGCGAGGGCGAGGGGAAAAAGGTCGGAACGACCGAGATGGGCGACCGGGTCCGGGAAGCCGTCCTCAACCAATACCAGACGAGGTGA
- the ilvN gene encoding acetolactate synthase small subunit, which yields MRHTISVLVENEFGVLSRVSGLFSGRGFNIESLCVAETMDPQVSRMTIVTSGNDQIVEQIMKQLNKLIPVLKVIDFTGVDTVDRELVLVKVNADGEGKQEVLRLVDIFRARIVDVAPRCYTIEMTGGEGKVLAFLQMLRPLGIREIVRTGKIAISRGM from the coding sequence ATGCGCCATACGATTTCCGTCCTGGTCGAGAACGAATTCGGGGTGCTGAGCCGCGTCTCGGGGCTCTTCTCCGGCCGCGGGTTCAACATCGAATCGCTCTGCGTGGCGGAGACGATGGATCCGCAGGTCTCCCGGATGACGATCGTCACCAGCGGGAACGACCAGATCGTCGAGCAGATCATGAAGCAGCTGAACAAGCTCATCCCGGTCCTAAAGGTGATCGACTTCACCGGGGTGGACACGGTCGACCGGGAGCTGGTGCTCGTGAAGGTGAACGCCGACGGGGAGGGGAAGCAGGAGGTGCTTCGGTTGGTCGACATCTTCCGCGCCCGGATCGTGGACGTCGCTCCGCGGTGCTACACGATCGAGATGACGGGGGGCGAGGGGAAGGTGCTGGCCTTCCTGCAGATGCTCCGGCCCCTGGGCATCCGCGAGATCGTCCGGACCGGCAAGATCGCCATCTCCCGCGGGATGTAG
- the pssA gene encoding CDP-diacylglycerol--serine O-phosphatidyltransferase has translation MSRGEWRGGDGLRRGVYVLPNLITSGSLFAGFYSIASTYNGNFEKAAIAIIVGVILDGLDGRVARMTHTTTRFGVEYDSLADLVSFGVAPAFLVYGWALSAFGRWGWLAAFLYLICGALRLARFNVQITTVEKGKFNGLPIPAAATFVASMILLFFYLGGSGSYKHFAVLLTIYVLAFLMISTVKFNSFKDLEPFRRRPFNTLVVFVFLALLLAAEPQVMIFTFVAIYIVSGPVGEVVGLIRRRRTKHTESEKPIHGHDAH, from the coding sequence GTGAGCCGCGGGGAGTGGCGCGGGGGGGACGGCCTGCGGCGGGGGGTCTACGTCCTTCCCAACCTGATCACGTCGGGATCCCTGTTCGCCGGGTTCTACTCGATCGCCTCGACGTACAACGGCAACTTCGAGAAGGCGGCGATCGCGATCATCGTCGGGGTGATCCTCGACGGCCTCGACGGCCGCGTCGCCCGGATGACGCACACGACCACCCGGTTCGGCGTCGAGTACGACTCCCTGGCCGACCTCGTCTCCTTCGGCGTGGCCCCGGCGTTCCTCGTGTACGGGTGGGCCCTCTCCGCGTTCGGCCGGTGGGGGTGGCTGGCCGCGTTCCTCTATCTCATCTGCGGGGCGCTGCGGCTCGCGCGGTTCAACGTCCAGATCACCACGGTGGAGAAGGGGAAGTTCAACGGGCTTCCCATCCCGGCGGCGGCGACCTTCGTCGCCTCCATGATCCTGCTCTTCTTCTACCTGGGAGGGTCGGGGAGCTACAAGCACTTCGCCGTCCTCCTGACGATCTACGTGCTCGCATTCCTCATGATCAGCACCGTCAAGTTCAACTCCTTCAAGGACCTCGAGCCGTTCCGCCGCCGCCCCTTCAACACGCTGGTGGTGTTCGTGTTCCTCGCGCTGCTGCTGGCCGCGGAGCCGCAGGTGATGATCTTCACCTTCGTCGCCATATACATCGTCTCCGGGCCGGTGGGCGAGGTGGTCGGCCTGATCCGGCGCCGCCGGACAAAGCACACGGAAAGCGAGAAACCGATCCATGGGCATGACGCTCACTGA
- a CDS encoding TfoX/Sxy family protein, translated as MAFDEAVAKRVRKALAGASDVVEKRMFGGIAFMVRGNMCCGVIGGRLMLRVGPDGYGTALSRPHAKPMDFTGRPMKGMVYVEPAGFATPRDLMVWIERAMKFALSLPAK; from the coding sequence GTGGCCTTTGACGAAGCGGTGGCGAAAAGGGTCCGCAAGGCGTTGGCGGGGGCCTCGGACGTCGTCGAGAAAAGGATGTTCGGCGGGATCGCGTTCATGGTCCGCGGCAACATGTGCTGCGGTGTGATCGGCGGCCGCCTCATGCTCCGCGTGGGACCCGATGGGTACGGAACGGCGCTGTCCCGGCCGCATGCGAAGCCGATGGATTTCACGGGGAGGCCGATGAAGGGGATGGTCTATGTCGAGCCCGCGGGGTTCGCGACGCCGCGGGACCTGATGGTGTGGATCGAACGGGCGATGAAGTTCGCGCTTTCTCTGCCCGCGAAGTAG
- a CDS encoding 3-isopropylmalate dehydratase small subunit: MAMTGKAWKYGDDVDTDVIIPARYLNSSDPAELARHCMEDIDATFASKVGKGDFIVAGKNFGCGSSREHAPIAIKASGASAVIARSFARIFYRNAFNMGLPIFEAPDAVDEIEAGDRLAVDMERGSLRNETKGKEYRFTPIPPFMRELVAAGGLLKFISRRRKGA; this comes from the coding sequence ATGGCGATGACCGGCAAGGCGTGGAAGTACGGGGACGACGTCGATACGGACGTCATCATCCCCGCGCGGTACCTGAACTCCTCCGACCCGGCGGAACTCGCCCGGCACTGCATGGAGGACATCGACGCCACGTTCGCGTCGAAGGTCGGGAAGGGCGACTTCATCGTCGCGGGGAAGAACTTCGGGTGCGGCTCCTCGCGGGAGCACGCCCCGATCGCGATCAAGGCGTCCGGCGCGTCGGCGGTCATCGCCCGCTCGTTCGCCCGGATCTTCTACCGGAACGCCTTCAACATGGGGCTGCCGATCTTCGAGGCCCCCGACGCGGTGGACGAGATCGAGGCCGGGGACCGTCTCGCCGTCGACATGGAGCGGGGATCCCTCCGGAACGAGACGAAGGGGAAGGAGTACCGTTTCACCCCGATTCCCCCGTTCATGCGGGAGCTGGTGGCCGCCGGGGGCTTGCTGAAATTCATTTCCCGGCGGAGGAAGGGGGCGTGA
- a CDS encoding phage integrase N-terminal SAM-like domain-containing protein has translation MKDTSDREKPPVSVTFHPRTTRECRVMEAEGWDVHVTRTYAGIDGDACTGCLSPAGGDPSDPSAPASHSILPEPSLFHRLRNEVRKKHYSRRTEDAYADWVGRFLRFHQFRDPLEMGKNEVEQFLSHLAVERDVAASTQNQALSALLFLYRDVLGIKLDWLDGVVRAKRPKVLPVVLFGYRQITVREGKGNKDRITVLPASVEPRLKLHLEDIRIQFEKDLKEGCGYVRLPKALGRKYPNADHAWGWQWVFPAHRQYRDSELGIRCRHHLDESVLQRAVKEAADLSGVKKHVTCHTFRHSFATHLLEDGYDIRTIQELLGHRDVSTTMIYTHVLNRGGRCVRSPMDILR, from the coding sequence ATGAAGGACACCTCCGACAGAGAAAAGCCGCCGGTATCGGTCACTTTCCATCCTCGGACAACCAGGGAATGCCGCGTGATGGAAGCGGAGGGGTGGGATGTGCATGTGACCAGGACCTACGCAGGTATTGACGGCGACGCTTGCACGGGTTGCCTCTCTCCGGCCGGAGGAGACCCATCGGACCCTTCCGCACCGGCTTCGCACAGCATCTTGCCGGAGCCCAGCCTGTTTCACCGACTCCGGAACGAGGTCCGGAAAAAGCACTACAGCCGACGGACCGAAGACGCATATGCCGACTGGGTCGGCCGATTTCTACGTTTCCACCAGTTTCGCGATCCGCTGGAAATGGGAAAGAACGAGGTGGAACAATTCCTGTCCCATCTCGCCGTCGAACGGGATGTGGCCGCTTCCACGCAGAACCAGGCGCTCAGCGCCCTCCTGTTCCTGTACCGGGACGTGCTCGGCATCAAGCTCGACTGGCTCGACGGCGTGGTGCGCGCGAAGCGGCCGAAGGTCCTTCCGGTCGTCCTCTTCGGGTACCGTCAAATAACGGTGAGAGAGGGGAAAGGAAATAAGGATCGCATCACCGTCCTTCCCGCCTCCGTCGAGCCTCGCCTCAAGTTGCACCTCGAAGATATTCGAATACAATTTGAAAAGGATTTGAAGGAGGGATGCGGCTACGTTAGACTGCCGAAAGCGCTTGGCCGAAAGTACCCGAATGCAGACCACGCATGGGGATGGCAATGGGTATTTCCCGCGCATCGACAATATCGAGATTCCGAATTGGGAATCCGATGTCGTCACCACCTGGACGAATCCGTCCTTCAACGCGCCGTCAAGGAAGCCGCGGATTTATCAGGCGTCAAAAAACATGTAACCTGTCACACTTTCCGCCACTCTTTCGCCACCCACCTGCTAGAGGACGGATACGACATCCGGACGATCCAGGAACTACTGGGGCACCGGGACGTCAGCACGACGATGATTTACACCCATGTCCTGAATCGCGGCGGACGTTGCGTGCGAAGTCCGATGGACATCCTGCGATAA
- the ilvC gene encoding ketol-acid reductoisomerase produces the protein MVTMYREQDAKLETLKGKTIAILGYGSQGHAHANNLKESGFNVIVGELAGSENEKKAKAAGFKVADAASAVKKADVVVMLLPDELQGGIYSAAVGPNLRKGAYLMFAHGFNIHFGQIVPGPDVNVFMVAPKGPGHLVRAQYVKGEGVPALIAIHQDPAGDTKDVALAYAAGIGAARAGVIETSFREETETDLFGEQAVLCGGATALVLAGYETLVEAGYSPEMAYFECCHELKLIVDLIYEGGISNMRYSISNTAQYGDLTRGPRIVSPETKAEMKRILGEIQDGSFAKEWMLENQAKRPVFNALTKRGQEHPIEEVGRRLRALMPWMSKGRLVDKTKN, from the coding sequence ATGGTCACCATGTACCGGGAACAGGATGCGAAGCTGGAGACGCTCAAGGGAAAAACGATCGCGATCCTCGGATACGGCAGCCAGGGACACGCCCATGCGAACAACCTGAAGGAGAGCGGGTTCAACGTCATCGTCGGCGAGCTCGCCGGCAGCGAGAACGAAAAGAAGGCGAAGGCCGCCGGTTTCAAGGTGGCGGACGCCGCCTCGGCGGTGAAGAAGGCCGACGTGGTCGTGATGCTCCTGCCCGACGAGCTCCAGGGGGGGATCTACAGCGCGGCGGTGGGGCCGAACCTGCGCAAGGGGGCGTACCTGATGTTCGCGCACGGCTTCAACATCCACTTCGGGCAGATCGTGCCGGGCCCCGACGTCAACGTTTTCATGGTCGCCCCCAAGGGGCCGGGCCACCTCGTCCGCGCCCAGTACGTGAAGGGGGAAGGGGTGCCGGCGCTGATCGCCATCCACCAGGACCCGGCGGGGGACACGAAGGACGTGGCGCTCGCCTACGCGGCCGGGATCGGCGCGGCGCGGGCCGGCGTCATCGAGACGAGCTTCCGCGAAGAGACCGAGACGGACCTGTTCGGCGAGCAGGCGGTCCTGTGCGGTGGAGCCACGGCGCTGGTGCTCGCGGGCTATGAAACGCTGGTGGAGGCCGGGTACTCGCCGGAGATGGCGTACTTCGAGTGCTGCCACGAGCTGAAGCTGATCGTCGACCTCATCTACGAGGGCGGGATCTCCAACATGCGCTACTCGATCAGCAACACGGCGCAGTACGGCGACCTGACGCGCGGACCCCGCATCGTCTCCCCCGAGACGAAGGCCGAGATGAAGCGGATCCTCGGGGAGATCCAGGACGGTTCCTTCGCGAAGGAGTGGATGCTGGAAAACCAGGCGAAACGCCCGGTCTTCAACGCCCTGACGAAGCGCGGCCAGGAGCACCCGATCGAGGAGGTCGGCCGCAGGCTCCGGGCGCTGATGCCGTGGATGTCGAAGGGGCGCCTGGTCGACAAGACGAAGAATTGA
- the truA gene encoding tRNA pseudouridine(38-40) synthase TruA, translating into MRRIKLTVAYDGTAYAGWQVQPNGTTVQAVMEGVLARILQEPVRLRAAGRTDAGVHAREQVVDFADAGARDLETIVHGGNGLLPPDIRILSASSAAETFDARRHATEKEYRYFLYLSPVGSPFLTRYAWHIEKALDLDAIRQGLSHLVGEHDFSSFRGQGCNALSPVRTVFRAEVATHDVPGLVSIDVAGAGFLRHMVRNIVGTVVNAGKGKHSSDHVGEILRARDRTAAGLNAPPHGLFLWRVSY; encoded by the coding sequence TTGCGGCGCATCAAGCTGACGGTCGCGTACGACGGGACCGCGTACGCCGGGTGGCAGGTCCAGCCGAACGGGACGACGGTCCAGGCGGTGATGGAGGGAGTCCTCGCCCGCATCCTGCAGGAGCCGGTCCGCCTGCGGGCGGCCGGGCGCACCGATGCGGGGGTGCACGCCCGGGAGCAGGTCGTCGATTTCGCCGACGCCGGCGCGCGCGACCTCGAGACGATCGTCCACGGCGGAAACGGCCTTCTCCCTCCCGACATCCGCATCCTCTCCGCGTCCTCCGCGGCGGAGACGTTCGACGCGCGGCGGCACGCGACGGAGAAGGAGTACCGGTATTTTCTTTATCTCTCCCCGGTCGGTTCGCCGTTCCTTACGCGCTACGCCTGGCACATCGAGAAGGCCCTCGACCTGGATGCGATCCGTCAGGGGCTGTCCCACCTGGTCGGCGAGCACGACTTCTCTTCGTTCCGCGGGCAGGGGTGCAACGCGCTATCGCCGGTCCGCACGGTTTTTCGGGCGGAGGTGGCGACACACGACGTCCCGGGCCTGGTTTCGATCGACGTGGCCGGCGCGGGATTCCTTCGCCACATGGTGCGCAACATCGTCGGTACGGTGGTGAACGCGGGGAAGGGGAAGCATTCCTCGGATCATGTCGGGGAGATCCTTCGGGCGCGCGACCGGACCGCCGCCGGACTCAACGCCCCCCCCCACGGCCTCTTCCTCTGGCGCGTGTCGTACTAG
- a CDS encoding phosphatidylserine decarboxylase family protein: MIAPEGWPFVLGGAEFAVVVYLAWPRGIPLAALGLLLALFSLWFFRNPDRTPPSGAGVVVSPADGRIVYAGDSPPGRYALAAGKRVSVFMSPLDVHVNRAPVTGRVASVRYHKGEFHVASVDKASLMNEQNGVTIVTPEGRTVTYVQIAGMLARRIVCDLKEGDAVLQGQRVGMIRFGSRLDLYLPAGVRLSVAPGNRVRAGESVIGVFP; the protein is encoded by the coding sequence GTGATCGCGCCGGAAGGCTGGCCCTTCGTCCTCGGGGGAGCGGAGTTCGCGGTCGTCGTGTATCTTGCCTGGCCGAGAGGGATTCCTCTCGCCGCGCTTGGGCTTCTCCTGGCCCTGTTTTCCCTCTGGTTCTTCCGGAACCCCGATCGGACGCCTCCTTCGGGGGCGGGGGTCGTCGTTTCCCCCGCCGATGGTAGAATCGTCTACGCGGGGGATTCTCCGCCGGGACGCTACGCTTTGGCGGCCGGGAAGAGGGTCAGCGTCTTCATGTCCCCCCTCGACGTCCACGTCAACCGGGCGCCGGTGACGGGGCGGGTGGCGTCGGTCCGGTACCACAAGGGGGAGTTCCACGTGGCGAGCGTCGACAAGGCCTCGCTGATGAACGAGCAGAACGGCGTGACGATCGTCACGCCGGAGGGTCGCACGGTGACCTACGTCCAGATCGCGGGGATGCTCGCCCGCCGGATCGTGTGCGACCTCAAGGAGGGGGATGCCGTGCTCCAGGGACAACGGGTAGGAATGATCCGCTTCGGCTCCCGGCTCGACCTGTATCTCCCGGCGGGGGTCCGCCTGTCGGTCGCCCCCGGGAACCGCGTCCGCGCCGGCGAGAGCGTGATCGGGGTCTTCCCGTGA
- the leuC gene encoding 3-isopropylmalate dehydratase large subunit translates to MGMTLTEKILAKHAGRDAVAPGELILAKVDLALGNDVTSPIAIDAFRSLGAAAVFDRERIALVPDHFTPNKDIKSAEQAKMMREFAKEFGIVNYFEVGRMGIEHVLLPDEGLVVPGDLVIGADSHTCTYGALCAFSTGVGSTDLAAAMFSGEVWLKVPETLRIVLSGKPAKWVEGKDAILHIIGRIGVDGALYKSMEYAGDGIAHLPMAWRFTMTNMAIEAGAKNGIFPFDAATKAYSDGRAKRKYEVVTADADARYADEITVDLSALEPVVAFPHLPENTKPLSQVGNVPIDQVVVGSCTNGRIEDLRSAAAVIRGRKVHDGVRMIILPATQEIYLQAMREGLMEAFVTAGAAFSTPTCGPCLGGHMGILAKGERAISTTNRNFVGRMGHPGSEVYLSNPAVAAASAVLGRIGGPDELP, encoded by the coding sequence ATGGGCATGACGCTCACTGAAAAGATCCTCGCAAAGCACGCGGGGAGGGACGCCGTCGCGCCGGGAGAGCTGATCCTGGCGAAGGTCGACCTCGCCCTCGGAAACGACGTGACCAGCCCGATCGCGATCGACGCGTTCCGGTCGCTGGGGGCCGCGGCGGTGTTCGACCGCGAACGGATCGCCCTGGTGCCCGACCACTTCACGCCGAACAAGGACATCAAGAGCGCCGAACAGGCCAAGATGATGCGGGAGTTCGCGAAGGAGTTCGGCATCGTGAACTACTTCGAGGTCGGCCGGATGGGGATCGAGCACGTCCTGCTCCCGGACGAGGGGCTGGTCGTTCCCGGCGACCTCGTGATCGGGGCGGACAGCCACACCTGCACCTACGGCGCCCTGTGCGCCTTCTCCACAGGGGTGGGGAGCACCGACCTCGCCGCCGCGATGTTCTCGGGGGAAGTGTGGCTCAAGGTCCCCGAGACGCTGCGGATCGTGCTTTCGGGCAAACCCGCGAAGTGGGTCGAGGGGAAGGACGCGATCCTCCACATCATCGGCCGGATCGGGGTGGACGGGGCGCTCTACAAGTCGATGGAATACGCGGGCGACGGGATCGCGCACCTGCCGATGGCGTGGCGCTTCACCATGACGAACATGGCGATCGAGGCGGGGGCCAAGAACGGCATCTTCCCGTTCGACGCGGCGACGAAGGCGTACTCCGACGGGAGGGCGAAGCGGAAGTACGAGGTCGTGACGGCCGATGCGGATGCGCGCTACGCGGACGAGATCACCGTCGACCTGTCCGCGCTCGAGCCGGTGGTCGCCTTCCCGCACCTGCCGGAGAACACGAAGCCGCTGTCGCAGGTGGGGAACGTCCCGATCGACCAGGTCGTGGTGGGGTCGTGCACCAACGGGCGGATCGAGGACCTGCGGAGCGCCGCGGCGGTGATCCGGGGCCGGAAGGTCCACGACGGCGTCCGGATGATCATCCTTCCCGCCACCCAGGAGATCTACCTGCAGGCGATGCGGGAGGGACTGATGGAAGCGTTCGTCACGGCGGGGGCGGCCTTTTCCACTCCCACCTGCGGGCCGTGCCTCGGCGGCCACATGGGGATCCTGGCGAAGGGGGAGCGGGCCATCTCGACGACGAACCGGAACTTCGTCGGCCGCATGGGCCACCCCGGGAGCGAGGTGTACCTTTCCAACCCCGCGGTGGCCGCGGCCTCCGCGGTCCTCGGCCGCATCGGCGGGCCGGATGAACTTCCGTAG
- a CDS encoding aspartate-semialdehyde dehydrogenase, translating to MSGKRFNVAVAGATGAVGEVFLRILAERKFPIKNLRLLASERSVGKRLKFAGEELPVELLSKDAFKGIDIALFSAGASRSKEFAPSAWASGAVVVDNSSAFRMEPDIPLVVPEINPEAIAQYKQRGIIANPNCTTIISIMPLKPLHDYGILKRVVASSYQATSGAGAKAMAELIAQTKAYAKGEPLEISAFKHQIAMNVIPHIDAFLENGYTKEEMKMTNEGRKIMGIPDLRVTCTTVRVPVLTAHSISINAQFEKKITREKARELIAKFPGCQVMDDPANNVYPMPLFAAGKDDCYVGRIREDDSAENCLNLWVCGDQLRKGAALNAVQIAEVLAQKYLQPAAV from the coding sequence ATGAGCGGCAAAAGGTTCAACGTGGCCGTGGCCGGCGCGACCGGCGCGGTGGGCGAAGTCTTCCTGAGGATCCTGGCGGAGCGGAAGTTCCCGATCAAGAACTTGCGTCTCCTTGCGTCCGAGCGGTCGGTCGGCAAGCGGTTGAAGTTCGCCGGCGAGGAGCTGCCGGTGGAGCTCCTCTCGAAGGATGCGTTCAAGGGGATCGACATCGCCCTCTTCTCCGCGGGAGCGTCGCGCAGCAAGGAGTTCGCCCCGTCGGCGTGGGCGTCGGGCGCGGTGGTGGTGGACAACTCCTCCGCGTTCCGGATGGAGCCCGACATCCCGCTGGTGGTCCCCGAGATCAACCCGGAGGCGATCGCGCAGTACAAGCAGCGCGGGATCATCGCGAACCCGAACTGCACGACGATCATCTCGATCATGCCGCTCAAGCCGCTGCACGACTACGGCATCCTGAAGCGGGTCGTGGCGTCGTCGTACCAGGCGACCTCCGGAGCGGGGGCCAAGGCGATGGCGGAGCTGATCGCGCAGACGAAGGCGTACGCCAAGGGGGAGCCGCTCGAGATCTCGGCGTTCAAGCACCAGATCGCCATGAACGTCATCCCGCACATCGACGCCTTCCTCGAGAACGGGTACACGAAGGAAGAGATGAAGATGACGAACGAGGGGCGCAAGATCATGGGGATCCCCGACCTGCGCGTCACCTGCACCACGGTGCGCGTGCCGGTGCTGACCGCCCACTCGATCTCGATCAACGCCCAGTTCGAGAAGAAGATCACGCGGGAGAAGGCGAGGGAGCTGATCGCGAAGTTCCCCGGCTGCCAGGTGATGGACGACCCGGCGAACAACGTCTACCCGATGCCGCTGTTCGCGGCGGGGAAGGACGACTGCTACGTCGGCCGGATCCGCGAGGACGACAGCGCCGAGAACTGCCTCAACCTCTGGGTCTGCGGCGACCAGCTCCGCAAGGGTGCGGCCCTCAACGCCGTGCAGATCGCCGAGGTCCTCGCGCAGAAGTACCTGCAGCCCGCGGCCGTCTAA